The region TGCACTACAGGCAAAAGTAATGGATCGTACTATGATTATACTAGATATCTTTGCCCAGCATGCAAGTACAAGAGAGGGTAAGATTCAAGTAGAATTAGCACAGCTAAAATACCGTGCTACTAGGTTAATTGGAATGAGAAACTCATTATCAAGATTAGGTGGTGGTATCGGTACAAGAGGTCCTGGAGAAAAGAAATTAGAGATTGATCGTCGTTTAATTAAAGATAGAATTGCTCAATTAAACCGGGAATTAGATGATATCAAGAGAAACAGAGAAGTTGCACGTTCTCTTCGTATGAAAAATCCTATTCCGGTGGTAGCAATTGTAGGTTATACCAACGCAGGAAAGTCTACGCTACTAAATCGCCTTACTGAGGCCGATGTGTTAGAGGCAAATATGCTATTTGCAACACTGGATCCCACCACTAGAAATCTTTCGCTAGAAAGTGGGCAGCAGGTATTGCTAACCGATACCGTTGGATTTATTAGAAAATTACCACACCATTTAATTGATGCGTTCCGTTCCACTTTAGAAGAAGCAAAGTATGCCGATATTATCATTCATGTTGTTGATGCTTCGAATCCTCAGGCTTATAAGCAAATGCATATTGTTTATGAAACATTAAAAAAGCTACAAGTAACAGATAAAACTGTTATTACGGTCTTTAATAAACAAGATCTTGTTCAAGAGGAAGAGCCAATGAAGGATTTAAAGGCAGATAAGACCGTAAAAATTTCCGCAAAGCAAGGCGTTGGTGTAGTAGAGCTTTTAGATATAATTGAAGAAGTATTAAGAGAGGCAAAGGTACTAATCGAGCATATCTTTTCTTACCAAGAAGCTGGGAGCATACAACTTATCCGTAAGTATGGACAGCTGTTAGAAGAGGAATATCAAGAAGGTGGCATTTTTGTAAAAGCCTATGTTCCAAAAGATATTGCAAACCAAATTGTATGGAGTAAACAAAGTTAAGCTTAAAACAATTATAGCAATAAATTTTTCATAATATTATAAAAATAGATTATATTGTGTTACGAAAAAAGTCCGTTAAGGAGCGAAACATAACGAAAACCGTGTGTTTAAGCTACTTTACGGACTTTTCTTTTGATACACACTTAAACACAATATGTAGTGGTAGGACTAAAATATCAAAATATATGTTGTAGTTAGCCTTGACGTTGCTATTGCTTTCTGATAGAATTTATTATTGAACAATGTAGGTAGGAAGGGAGAAGTACACATGATTAAAGTTGTGAAACGGGATGGTGAAATAGCCGAATTTGCGCTTTCAAAAATCAGTAGTGCCATTGCAAAAGCATTCAATGCTACGCAAAAACTTTATAACGAGGATATCATTAATTTGTTGTCTTTGCGTGTTACATCAGATTTTCAAACCAAGTTGAAAGACAGTACGGTTACGGTAGAAGATATTCAAGATAGTGTGGAGCATGTTCTTGAGCAATCTGGATATACCGATGTAGCAAAAGCCTATATTCTTTATCGTAAGAATAGGGAAAAAATACGTAATATGAAATCTACTATTTTAGATTACAAAGAAATTGTAGACATGTACGTGAAAGAGGAGGACTGGAGAGTAAAAGAAAACTCTACGGTTACTTACTCCGTTGGAGGATTAATTCTACATAATTCTGGAGCGATAACTGCAAACTATTGGTTGTCAGAGATTTATGATGAGGAAATTGCAAATGCCCATCGTAGCGCGGACATACACATTCATGATTTATCCATGTTAACAGGATATTGTGCGGGTTGGTCTTTAAAGCAACTAATTAAGGAAGGGCTTGGTGGTATTCCAGGTAAAATTACCTCATCTCCAGCAAAGCATCTTTCAACATTATGTAACCAGATGGTTAATTTCTTAGGTATTATGCAGAACGAATGGGCGGGAGCACAGGCTTTTTCTTCCTTTGATACTTACTTAGCTCCATTTGTAAAAGTAGATAATTTAAGTTATGAAGAAGTAAAGCAATGTATTCAATGCTTTATTTATGGAGTGAATACTCCTAGTCGTTGGGGAACACAAGCACCATTCTCCAATATCACGTTAGACTGGACAGTTCCAAATGATTTAGCGGAGCTGCCATGTATCGTCGGCGGAAAAGAGATGGAATTTAAATATAAGGATTGTAAGAAAGAGATGGATTTAGTAAACAAAGCCTTTATCGAAATTATGATTGAGGGTGATGCGAACGGACGTGGTTTTCAATATCCAATCCCTACTTACTCCATTACGAAAGATTTTGATTGGTCAGACACAGAGAATAATCGATTATTATTTGAGATGACCGCAAAGTATGGTACCCCTTATTTCTCTAATTATATCAATTCGGATATGGAACCAAGTGATGTTCGTTCCATGTGCTGCCGTCTAAGACTTGATTTACGTGAGTTACGTAAAAAGACGGGAGGTTTCTTTGGTAGTGGTGAAAGTACGGGTTCGGTAGGTGTAGTTACCATTAATATGCCTCGTATTGCCTATGTATCAGCAAATGAAGCTGAATTTTATCAAAGACTTGACCGTATGATGGATATCTCTGCAAGATCGTTAAAGGTTAAGAGAAAAGTTATCACAAAACTATTAGAAGAAGGCTTATATCCATATACAAAACGTTATCTTGGAACCTTCGACAATCATTTCTCTACCATTGGACTTATTGGTATGAATGAGGTAGGACTAAATGCAAGATGGCTTGGAAAAGATATGACAGATAAGAAAACGCAGCAATTTTCTGTAGAAGTTTTAAATCATATGAGAGATCGTCTTGGTGATTATCAGGTGGAATTCGGAGATTTATATAATCTAGAAGCAACACCAGCGGAATCAACCAGCTATCGTCTTGCAAAACATGATAGAAAACGTTGGTCTGAAATTAGGACAGCTGGAAAAGAAGGAGATACCCCTTATTACACAAATAGTTCCCATCTTCCAGTAGAATACACGGATGATATTTTCTCTGCACTTGATGTCCAAGACCAATTGCAAACGTTATATACTTCTGGTACCGTATTCCATGCCTTCCTAGGTGAGAAATTACCGGATTGGGAAGCAGCGGCTAAATTAGTTCGTACGATTTCAGAAAACTATAAATTACCTTATTATACTATGTCACCAACCTATTCGATCTGTAAAAATCATGGATATATTAAAGGTGAAAGTTTTGTATGTCCAGAATGTGGTGAAAAAGCAGAGGTATATAGTAGAATTACAGGGTACTATAGACCAGTGCAAAACTGGAATGAAGGAAAATCACAGGAATATAAAAATAGAATAGAGTACGATTTAGCTCATGCATTAAATACCGGTGATTTACTTAGTGCGAATAAAGGTATTGAGGAAGCTGCGGTTACATTAAATCTTGATGATAACGAGTCTTATCTATCAAACGACGGATGTTATTTATTTACTACAAAAACATGTCCAAATTGTAAATTAGCAAAAGGATATTTGGATGGTTATAAATATCAAGTAATTGATGCTGAAGAAAATATGGAATTAGCAAAGCAGTATCATATTATGCAAGCACCAACTCTATTGGTTGTAAAAGAGGGTATCATGACCAAATATGTGAATGCTTCGAACATTAAGCAATATGTAGATGCTGAAAGCGCATATGTTATATAATAATGACTTATCAACTAAGTAATAGAACGCATTGTTAGGATATGTTAGTTTAAAAGAAAGATACAATCATTTCATAGTGATTGTATCTTTCTTTTAAAATTTACGAGGAAATTGCGTTGTAATTAGCTATAAATGGAAAACTCTCCGAGGGATGCTTAGAGTAATGAAGTGAATTTGTTAACTAATCGGCTAATAATGTTACTCTTATAGGCCAAAAGTCACAGAAAAAATTGATTTTTATTTTTCGTATGTTATAATAAGGAAGGATAAGAAAGAAAATTCCAGTGCATTTTTTACAAATTTGGCTATTTTGTAATATCATTATCCCTAAGAGGTGAATTATGGAAGATAATAAAATACTGACAAGAGCATATGTAGGATGTGCTACCTTCGATAGTGACTTTCGTATCAGGGTAGGAGATGAAGGCATCTATCGAATTATAGATGAAGGAAAATGCTATCCTTATTCTCTTCTTCTGTTAATACATAATGAGGAACAGGAAGACTTTTGCATCGCTGTTCAGAATTTAAAGGAAAATGAAGTGCATAGTGGTACCTTTCATATTCGTCTTGAGGATGGGAAGTTCTATGTTGTGTATTATGTCGTAGAAAATCAGGGGATTCAATACATGGACGAAGAGTTATATCAAATACGTCTATATAATATAAAGGCATTTCATCAAGTAATAACGAAACAAGAGAATGAGATTATGGATTATCGGACCATATTAAGTTTAACTAATAATCTTTATTTTTCTTATGATATGAATACAACAAATTTTACATATTATTGGATGAGTGGGAATCAAGAGGTAATAGTCGCACAACAGCCTCTTCTTTTATGGAAAAAAGAAGTATTAGATAATGGTTATGTAAAAGAGCAGGAAAAAGCCATTTTCGGTAGTATGTGTGAAGATTTAATGGCGGGAACATCGAACTTTTATTACCAACTTATCAATAGCATCTTAACAAATGGAAAAGAAGTAGTTCGTTGGGTTATTCGAGGTTGCGCAGTTCATGAAAGAATGAAGTTGGATAGAATTGTTGGTGTTATAGAAATTGAGAAGTTAACGAAGGATGTACAAGAGAATTTCTTTTATGACCTAATGAATCGGGATGCTCTTACAGGCTTATTGAATAAGAGAGCTATAACTCAGCTTGCTGAGCAAAAGATCCAATATACTGGTAAGGATAAGTTCCGCTTTTTAATCTTAGATGTTGATAACTTTAAAACGATTAATGATTCCTATGGACATATGGTTGGTGATGAGGCTATCGTAAGAGTAGCCAATATTGTAAAAAAGATGGTTGGCGATCATGGGGTTGTTGGAAGAATAGGTGGAGATGAATTATTTGCTATCTTAGATAATGTGGACGATGAAAAGAGCCTAAGAAATGTATTAAAGGCAATACGAGAAAATGTTGCTTATGCTTACGTTGGTTCTGAAAACAATATCCATATCACATGTTCCATGGGTTGTGCAGAATATCCTACCGATGGGGTATCCTATAAGGAACTTTTTCAGAAGGCAGACTATAGTTTATACCTTGCTAAGGAAAAGGGGAAAAACCGTTATATCATCTATAATCCTTTAAAACATGGTGAAGTAAGTTGCAAGTTCCCGAATGCTATCCTTGGAATGGAGATAGCTTTTGCAGGATGTAGTAATACGAATCTTTTTTCAAACATGATGCAATCTTTATATGAAATGCGTAAAGATGGAATAGAAGAGGTATTCTGTCAGTTAGGAGAATTATATCAGTTTGAAAAGATAAATGTTTATTATGGAAGAGAATTGCCATTGATTATTCAATGGGGGAAAATCAATTCGGAAGATAAGAATGCAAAATATTTGTTAGAACAAGGATATCAGAAGAACTTTTCTGCAAATGGTGTTATTGTATTAGAAAATATGAATATCAGTAAATCGTTGCAGGCTTATCAAATTTTTATGAAGCAAAATTTAACATTTGTTATGCAAATTATGATAAAAAAGGAAAACAATATTTTGGGTTTAATCTCCTTAGAAAGAAAGGTAAAAAAATCTAAGATGTCAGTAGTTGATATTAACAATTTAGAGCTATTATGCCGCCTGATAGGAAATATAGTTCTAGATACAACACCTGATAGAAATGTAATTCTAGATACAATTTAACCCAGCAAGCAAGTCTAACCCCCACTTCTATGCGAAGCGTAAGCAGGGTTAGACTTTGCTTGTTTCAGTAGGAAAATAAGCTCCCACTGAAATAGTAACGTAGTTTCTAATGGGTTACGAGTAAGTAGCGTTTTGATAGCGTAACTGACATGAGAATTACGAGTATTCTTTGACGTTCATACGATAAAAAAAGGTAGAAAATAGAAATGAATTAGTTGGTTTATGAAATAGTACTTGAAAATTAACGGATGAAAGTCTAATATATTATAAAACGCAGCGTTTTAAGGGAAAATACGTAGAAAGAAGGATGTACAGATGCTGAATATCAGATATGAGAAAACAACTGCACCTAAGGAACTTCCTGCAGCTGACAATCCATTAAAATTTGGTACTATATTTACCGATCATATGTTTCTTATGGATTATGAAGAAGGTAAGGGTTGGCACGACGCTCGAATTGTTCCTTATGGACCAATTTCATTAGAACCATCCGCTATGGTATTTCACTATGGTCAGGAGATGTTTGAAGGATTAAAAGCATATAAGACAGAGGATGGAAGAACTTTATTATTCCGTCCAAATAAAAATGCAGAACGTGCAAATAACAGTAATAAGAGACTTTGTATCCCAACGATACCAGAAGAAGATTTTGCCCAGGCGGTAAAGGCTATGGTAAAGATGGATGAAAGATGGATACCTACAAAGCCGGGCACTTCCCTTTATATTCGTCCTTTTGTAATTGCAACAGATCCATTCCTTGGGGTGCGTCCATCCAATCGTTATCTTTTTGCTGTGATTTTATCCCCAGTTGGTGCTTATTATCCAGAAGGATTAAATCCTGTGAAGATTTGGATTGAGGATGAATATGTCAGAGCCATCAAAGGAGGAATCGGAGAAGCAAAAACAGGTGGTAACTATGTAGCGTCTTTGGCTTCTCAGGTAAAAGCTCATGAAGAAGGATATTCTCAGGTGTTATGGTTAGACGGTAAGGAAAGAAAATATATCGAAGAAGTTGGTGCAATGAATATTTTCTTTAAAATTAATGGTAAAGTGCTAACACCAGAGTTAAATGGTAGTATTTTACCAGGTGTAACCAGAGACTCCGTAATTTCGTTATGCAAACATTGGAACGTTCCAGTTGAGGAAAGAAGAATTTCCGTTGAAGAACTCTATGAAGCAGGTAAAGACGGTAGTTTAGAAGAAGTGTTTGGTACTGGAACTGCTGCAGTTATTTCACCGGTGGGACACCTTCGTTTTGAAGATCATGTATTAATGGTTGGAGATGGTGGTATCGGAGAGTTTAGTCAAAAAATATATGATACGATAACCGGTATCCAATTAGGGAAAGTCGAAGATACTCTTGGGTGGACTGTGGAAGTAGTGTAAAAAATCTAGACTTTTCAAAGGAAAGGCATTGGAAAATTAACCAGTATGCGTTGGTTAATTTTTCAACTGCCTTTTTTTATGGAATGTTATACAATACATATGGCATAGATTATATGGTAACAAACGATTTGGAGCATAATATGAAAGACAAGATTATCATGTTAGTATTGTTACTAATCTTCCTATCTCTCATTGGTAGGTTGTTCTATGATAAAGCAAATGAAGAGGCTACAGCAGGTATTATTGGGAAAGTAGAGTATGTATCGCTCGATGAGTTGGCCCTTTTTGTTACTTTAGAAAATGAGGTACAGCTTAATAAACAAGGAATGGTTTGGATGGATGGAAGTAGTATATGGGATCATGACATCACTGCTAGTATTACTGTAGAAAGTGGTTATGTAAGTGATGGGGATTTAAGCAGGGAACCTGACTATGTACATCATTATCCCAACTTATATGCGAAATCAGAAGCGGATTATAAATCACCTACGGATGGCAGGAAAGTCTGTTTTTTAACATTTGATGATGGACCAAGTGCAAATACCTTAAAGGTACTTGATGTACTTGATGAGAAGAAGATTAAAGCTACCTTTTTTGTTATAGGAGAGGAAATTAATAAAGAAAATGCCAATATATTAAAAGAAGTAGTAAAACGAGGTCATCTCATTGGTGTACATACTCATGTTCATGATTATAATAAAATTTATAAGTCGGTTGACTCTTTCTTAAAGGATTATGATAAGGCATTTCAAAAAATTGAAGAAGTCACTGGAGTACGTCCATATATTTATCGATTCCCAGGAGGAAGTTATAATCATTACCTAAAGAGAATAAGAAAAGAGCTAGTCGCTGAAATGACAAGAAGAGGTTTTACCTATTATGATTGGAATGTTAGTGGGGAAGATTCGGTAGGTTCTCCTACTGCATATTCTATCAAAAAAAATATAAGCAGAGATTTGAATCGGTATCGGTGTCCAGTGGTTTTGTTACATGATGGTCAAACGAATCCATTAACAGCAAAGGTATTGGGTGGGGTAATCGACTATATTGAGTCAAAGGGATATGAATTTGATACCTTAGATCATAGAGAACCTTGTCAATTTAGGTGGTAGAGTAACGGTAGAAAAAGGGCTTTTGCGTATAAGATTATGCTTTAAAATAGCAGTTAATCTTACACGTAAAAGCCCTTTTTATAACAAGTGGTATAAAGTTCATACACTTGTTTGGTTGAATAAGAAAGAGGTATACCTAATTATTGATATTCTGCCATTCTTGTAATAGCAACATAAATGCCGGAAATCTTATACCATGTTGGAAGGTCAACGATACCTGACTGAGGAAGATTAAATTGTTTTTGGAAAGCTTTTACCGCCGCTGCAGTTGCAGGACCAAAGATTCCATCGGCTGAGACATTAGGAATTGGATAGTATACATCAGCGATAGCATTTAACTGCTCTTGTAGCTGCATAACGCTAGAGCCAGAGGAACCTATCGTTAAATTATACCCTGGGAAGGACACAGGTACTCCGGAAACCTCATACGTAGTATTGATATATATACTATCTCCATAATAATATCTAAGAATTTGAATCGGTGTATATCCCTGATCTCCAAGAGTTTTAGAACCCCATTGTGTCATTACTTCAGGACAAGATACACGTTTACCATCACAATACTGTGTAAGGATTGGCTGTTTCACATTTGGACGAGATAAATAGTTATTAAAGATTGTATCAACAACTCTGCTTATGGAATCAAAAAAGTTTCGACCAGGCATAAACTTATGATCGTATGCAGTGGAAGAGGTAATAGTAAAACTAAATCCTTTATTACGATACCACTCCGTAAAAACACGGTTTAAGGTAAAAGATTGAATCGCTAATACATTTGCATAAATGGTAGATTCTGGCCAGGTAGCATAGATTTCACTGGAGGCTACATTTTTAATGTAATCACGATATGGAACCCAGTAATCCTTAGCCGTTTTGTCAGTAGGAACCCCATCATGAACGACAATGAATTCAGGAATAACAACATTTGGGAGTACAATTTCACCAGCTTCTTCCAAAGGTTTTATTTCATCTTCCAAAATCTTAGGTGGATAATCTCCATATAGGGTATGGTATGGTATTACAAAAGCCTCCGCAGTATTACGGACTCCTGCTGATGGGGTTGGGTCTAGTAAGATATTTTGTAAGGCATTTACGGTTGGAAGTATTTGTGCTCCAGTTATGATAACCGGTTCAAAACCAGGTGCTTTTATTGTCAAAGTATACTCGGAATACGGCATTGGAGCACTAGGTTCCAAACTGTAATCCACAGGAGGTGCTGGTAATTCGACGAGCTCTGTTCTTCCTGTATCGCTTGTTTGTAATTCTTCTATAGGTTGTGTAGAAGGATCACCGGTAAATTGAATACCAACTGTAGCATTACTAATAGGGCGATTGTCTCTAGCAGAAAGTACATCTACAACAAGGCCGCCAAGAGACTGCGTTTCAACCTGGGCTGGATATACTCTGTAGTCGTTACGAGGCATCATATTAGTACGAGGAATTTGATTATCCATAGTGGGTGAAAATACATCTTTTTCTAACCCCAAACCTTCACGGAAGGTAGGGTAACGAAAAGAGTATGGGTTGTATACCATGTCTTACTACCTCAATATACTGGTTCAAGATAAGGTATGCGAAGTAGCCATGATTGGTGCAAGTACATAGGCCTCTTAGTAATATTAAGAAGGAGCACTTATTAAAACTAATAAGTATGCATTATCTTATTAAGATTAAGTAAATATGCATAATTTAAAATATAGAATAACAAGAATTTTTAGTCATATTCTAGAATAAATATTTCTTGTAATTTTAAAGGTGGTGTGGTATCATTTTAACAATTTGAGTATTTATTTGCAAAAATTAAGCCTCTGGACTTAAGATGTATCACCTTTAATTTTCATGGATTACATGAAATAAGGAAGAGGCGATATATCTTATTTTTTTAAATAGGACTTGGTAAAAATATCCAAATAAGTAAAGAAAGACTGAATTAATACTCAAAAAACATAACATAATAGGAGGATTTGTATGAAAGCTTTTCTGATACTGGAAGACGGGCACATTTTCGAAGGTAAACATATTGGTTCGAAAAGAGAGGTTATTAGTG is a window of Lachnoclostridium phytofermentans ISDg DNA encoding:
- a CDS encoding peptidoglycan-binding protein: MPRNDYRVYPAQVETQSLGGLVVDVLSARDNRPISNATVGIQFTGDPSTQPIEELQTSDTGRTELVELPAPPVDYSLEPSAPMPYSEYTLTIKAPGFEPVIITGAQILPTVNALQNILLDPTPSAGVRNTAEAFVIPYHTLYGDYPPKILEDEIKPLEEAGEIVLPNVVIPEFIVVHDGVPTDKTAKDYWVPYRDYIKNVASSEIYATWPESTIYANVLAIQSFTLNRVFTEWYRNKGFSFTITSSTAYDHKFMPGRNFFDSISRVVDTIFNNYLSRPNVKQPILTQYCDGKRVSCPEVMTQWGSKTLGDQGYTPIQILRYYYGDSIYINTTYEVSGVPVSFPGYNLTIGSSGSSVMQLQEQLNAIADVYYPIPNVSADGIFGPATAAAVKAFQKQFNLPQSGIVDLPTWYKISGIYVAITRMAEYQ
- a CDS encoding GGDEF domain-containing protein, giving the protein MEDNKILTRAYVGCATFDSDFRIRVGDEGIYRIIDEGKCYPYSLLLLIHNEEQEDFCIAVQNLKENEVHSGTFHIRLEDGKFYVVYYVVENQGIQYMDEELYQIRLYNIKAFHQVITKQENEIMDYRTILSLTNNLYFSYDMNTTNFTYYWMSGNQEVIVAQQPLLLWKKEVLDNGYVKEQEKAIFGSMCEDLMAGTSNFYYQLINSILTNGKEVVRWVIRGCAVHERMKLDRIVGVIEIEKLTKDVQENFFYDLMNRDALTGLLNKRAITQLAEQKIQYTGKDKFRFLILDVDNFKTINDSYGHMVGDEAIVRVANIVKKMVGDHGVVGRIGGDELFAILDNVDDEKSLRNVLKAIRENVAYAYVGSENNIHITCSMGCAEYPTDGVSYKELFQKADYSLYLAKEKGKNRYIIYNPLKHGEVSCKFPNAILGMEIAFAGCSNTNLFSNMMQSLYEMRKDGIEEVFCQLGELYQFEKINVYYGRELPLIIQWGKINSEDKNAKYLLEQGYQKNFSANGVIVLENMNISKSLQAYQIFMKQNLTFVMQIMIKKENNILGLISLERKVKKSKMSVVDINNLELLCRLIGNIVLDTTPDRNVILDTI
- a CDS encoding polysaccharide deacetylase family protein; the encoded protein is MKDKIIMLVLLLIFLSLIGRLFYDKANEEATAGIIGKVEYVSLDELALFVTLENEVQLNKQGMVWMDGSSIWDHDITASITVESGYVSDGDLSREPDYVHHYPNLYAKSEADYKSPTDGRKVCFLTFDDGPSANTLKVLDVLDEKKIKATFFVIGEEINKENANILKEVVKRGHLIGVHTHVHDYNKIYKSVDSFLKDYDKAFQKIEEVTGVRPYIYRFPGGSYNHYLKRIRKELVAEMTRRGFTYYDWNVSGEDSVGSPTAYSIKKNISRDLNRYRCPVVLLHDGQTNPLTAKVLGGVIDYIESKGYEFDTLDHREPCQFRW
- a CDS encoding ribonucleoside triphosphate reductase, producing the protein MIKVVKRDGEIAEFALSKISSAIAKAFNATQKLYNEDIINLLSLRVTSDFQTKLKDSTVTVEDIQDSVEHVLEQSGYTDVAKAYILYRKNREKIRNMKSTILDYKEIVDMYVKEEDWRVKENSTVTYSVGGLILHNSGAITANYWLSEIYDEEIANAHRSADIHIHDLSMLTGYCAGWSLKQLIKEGLGGIPGKITSSPAKHLSTLCNQMVNFLGIMQNEWAGAQAFSSFDTYLAPFVKVDNLSYEEVKQCIQCFIYGVNTPSRWGTQAPFSNITLDWTVPNDLAELPCIVGGKEMEFKYKDCKKEMDLVNKAFIEIMIEGDANGRGFQYPIPTYSITKDFDWSDTENNRLLFEMTAKYGTPYFSNYINSDMEPSDVRSMCCRLRLDLRELRKKTGGFFGSGESTGSVGVVTINMPRIAYVSANEAEFYQRLDRMMDISARSLKVKRKVITKLLEEGLYPYTKRYLGTFDNHFSTIGLIGMNEVGLNARWLGKDMTDKKTQQFSVEVLNHMRDRLGDYQVEFGDLYNLEATPAESTSYRLAKHDRKRWSEIRTAGKEGDTPYYTNSSHLPVEYTDDIFSALDVQDQLQTLYTSGTVFHAFLGEKLPDWEAAAKLVRTISENYKLPYYTMSPTYSICKNHGYIKGESFVCPECGEKAEVYSRITGYYRPVQNWNEGKSQEYKNRIEYDLAHALNTGDLLSANKGIEEAAVTLNLDDNESYLSNDGCYLFTTKTCPNCKLAKGYLDGYKYQVIDAEENMELAKQYHIMQAPTLLVVKEGIMTKYVNASNIKQYVDAESAYVI
- the hflX gene encoding GTPase HflX, which translates into the protein MSELYEIKEEQEKVILVAVSENDNDDTEESLDELMELVDTAGAVTVGRITQNREKIHPGTYVGKGKIEEIRLLIEQLGATGIICDDELSPAQLRNLEDALQAKVMDRTMIILDIFAQHASTREGKIQVELAQLKYRATRLIGMRNSLSRLGGGIGTRGPGEKKLEIDRRLIKDRIAQLNRELDDIKRNREVARSLRMKNPIPVVAIVGYTNAGKSTLLNRLTEADVLEANMLFATLDPTTRNLSLESGQQVLLTDTVGFIRKLPHHLIDAFRSTLEEAKYADIIIHVVDASNPQAYKQMHIVYETLKKLQVTDKTVITVFNKQDLVQEEEPMKDLKADKTVKISAKQGVGVVELLDIIEEVLREAKVLIEHIFSYQEAGSIQLIRKYGQLLEEEYQEGGIFVKAYVPKDIANQIVWSKQS
- a CDS encoding branched-chain amino acid aminotransferase translates to MLNIRYEKTTAPKELPAADNPLKFGTIFTDHMFLMDYEEGKGWHDARIVPYGPISLEPSAMVFHYGQEMFEGLKAYKTEDGRTLLFRPNKNAERANNSNKRLCIPTIPEEDFAQAVKAMVKMDERWIPTKPGTSLYIRPFVIATDPFLGVRPSNRYLFAVILSPVGAYYPEGLNPVKIWIEDEYVRAIKGGIGEAKTGGNYVASLASQVKAHEEGYSQVLWLDGKERKYIEEVGAMNIFFKINGKVLTPELNGSILPGVTRDSVISLCKHWNVPVEERRISVEELYEAGKDGSLEEVFGTGTAAVISPVGHLRFEDHVLMVGDGGIGEFSQKIYDTITGIQLGKVEDTLGWTVEVV